The bacterium genomic sequence TCAAGAAGCGGAGCAGCCACATCACTGTCGTGGTGAGCGAGTAGGAGGCGGCCGGTGGGGCAGAAGATCCATCCGATCGGATTGCGGCTCGGGATCATCAAGGACTGGGAGTCCAAGTGGTACGCTGAGAAAAACTTTCCCGACCTCATTCAAGAGGATCAGTCCCTCCGCCGCCACATCAAGAGAAAGCTCGGACGTGCCGGCATTTCGCGGGTGGAGATCGAGCGGACCGACAACCGGGTTCGGATCACCATCCACTCCGCCCGGCCGGGGATCATCATCGGTCGGGGCGGGACGGGGATCGACGCGCTGAAAAAAGAGCTCGATGCGCTGACCGGCAAGCAGATCCAGCTCAACGTCCAGGAAATCCGGCGGGCCGAACTCGAGGCGGCGCTGGTCGCGCAGAACGTGGCCGGCCAGCTCGAGCGGCGGGTGGCCTACCGGCGGGCGATGAAGCAGGCGGTCGCCCGCAGCCTGCGCAGCGGGGCGAAGGGAATCCGAATCTCCTGTGCCGGACGCCTCGCCGGAGCCGAGATCGCCCGGTACGAGTGGTACCGGGACGGACGGGTGCCCCTTCAGACCCTCCGCGCCGATATCG encodes the following:
- the rpsC gene encoding 30S ribosomal protein S3, coding for MGQKIHPIGLRLGIIKDWESKWYAEKNFPDLIQEDQSLRRHIKRKLGRAGISRVEIERTDNRVRITIHSARPGIIIGRGGTGIDALKKELDALTGKQIQLNVQEIRRAELEAALVAQNVAGQLERRVAYRRAMKQAVARSLRSGAKGIRISCAGRLAGAEIARYEWYRDGRVPLQTLRADIDFGVAEALTTYGRIGVKVWIYRGDVLPERRRPGELRGRAGETVVLPSRAPRVMVQRRPDAHVDAQEGKVS